From one Leptospira stimsonii genomic stretch:
- a CDS encoding non-heme iron oxygenase ferredoxin subunit has product MSFRILANLSEIENGKVKVVETRYNRIGITSLDGNLYAFEDVCTHDGEAISEGELCGDVITCPRHEAQFSVKTGKALCMPAVEDLPVYPVRIVGDSIEVDLED; this is encoded by the coding sequence ATGAGCTTTCGAATACTCGCAAATCTTTCCGAAATCGAAAACGGGAAAGTCAAAGTAGTGGAAACCCGATATAATAGAATCGGGATCACGAGTTTGGACGGAAACCTCTATGCGTTTGAAGACGTCTGCACCCACGACGGAGAAGCCATATCCGAAGGCGAACTCTGTGGAGACGTAATCACTTGTCCGAGGCACGAGGCGCAATTCTCCGTCAAAACCGGAAAGGCGCTTTGTATGCCCGCGGTAGAGGATCTCCCCGTGTATCCGGTGAGAATCGTAGGTGACTCGATCGAGGTGGATCTGGAGGATTGA
- a CDS encoding cysteine desulfurase, with protein MSFSSERIRTDFPILGTMMNGKPLVFLDSAASSQKPFTVIDRIEKYYREENANIHRGIYYLSQKATEKYELSRIHLSRFIGAQCAKVCIFTRNATESINLVAQTWGRTQIKEGDEIVLNELEHHSNIVPWQMLAQEKKAILKFIPLNEDATLDLTNLNEIITNKTKLVAVSQMSNVTGTIHDLAPIQKRAKEVGAKVLVDGAQGVCHLPVNMREMDFDFYVFSAHKMLGPTGVGVLYAKEEILEEMPPWMGGGDMISQVFKEKSTYAELPSRLEAGTPNIAGVIGFGAAIEYLETIGMQEIRNHELELLTYALDRLEDFGGLELYGPTDLSKRGGVISFNFPGVHPHDVGTILDEEGIAIRVGHHCAQPFMAFKNIPGTCRASLYLYNTKDDIDRLIEGLIKVKEIFSRVLKR; from the coding sequence ATGAGCTTCTCTTCTGAAAGAATAAGGACCGATTTTCCGATCTTAGGAACGATGATGAACGGCAAACCGCTCGTCTTTTTGGACAGCGCGGCCAGTTCTCAAAAACCGTTTACGGTCATCGATCGGATCGAAAAATACTACAGAGAAGAAAACGCGAATATCCACCGAGGGATTTATTATCTTTCTCAAAAAGCCACGGAAAAATACGAACTCAGTAGAATTCATCTTTCACGATTTATCGGAGCTCAGTGCGCGAAAGTTTGTATCTTTACGAGAAACGCGACCGAGTCCATCAACTTAGTCGCACAAACCTGGGGAAGAACTCAGATCAAAGAAGGGGACGAGATCGTTCTCAACGAACTAGAACATCATTCCAATATCGTACCTTGGCAGATGTTGGCTCAGGAAAAGAAGGCGATTCTAAAATTCATACCTTTGAATGAGGACGCGACTCTTGACCTTACGAACCTAAACGAAATCATAACAAACAAAACAAAGTTAGTCGCCGTTTCCCAGATGTCGAACGTTACGGGAACGATACACGATCTCGCGCCGATTCAGAAACGGGCAAAGGAAGTGGGAGCGAAGGTTCTCGTGGACGGAGCCCAGGGTGTATGCCATCTTCCCGTGAACATGAGAGAGATGGACTTTGATTTTTACGTATTCTCCGCACACAAGATGCTCGGACCGACGGGGGTCGGAGTTCTGTACGCAAAAGAAGAAATCTTGGAAGAGATGCCTCCTTGGATGGGAGGAGGAGATATGATCTCTCAAGTATTCAAAGAAAAATCCACGTACGCGGAACTCCCTTCTCGATTGGAAGCGGGAACGCCGAATATCGCGGGAGTGATCGGATTCGGAGCCGCGATCGAATATTTGGAAACGATCGGGATGCAGGAAATCCGAAATCACGAACTCGAACTTTTAACGTACGCGCTCGATCGATTAGAAGATTTTGGAGGACTGGAACTCTACGGACCGACGGATCTTTCCAAAAGGGGCGGAGTGATATCCTTTAATTTCCCGGGGGTCCATCCTCACGACGTGGGGACGATATTGGACGAAGAGGGAATCGCGATCCGAGTCGGACATCACTGCGCCCAGCCCTTTATGGCGTTCAAAAACATCCCGGGAACGTGTAGAGCGAGTCTCTATCTTTACAATACAAAAGACGATATCGATCGATTGATCGAAGGTCTAATTAAGGTAAAGGAGATTTTCTCCCGTGTCCTTAAGCGATAG
- the sufU gene encoding Fe-S cluster assembly sulfur transfer protein SufU — translation MSLSDSLYKEVILEHYQNPRFRGKLEPADLYEHGVNPLCGDELELTINLEGEKISEVRVNGKGCSISQASGSMMAEAIRGRTVSEVESILKRFKNMVLENKDPKFEEELEELESMESVKKIPARIKCAVLPWNTLERALSKIQK, via the coding sequence GTGTCCTTAAGCGATAGTCTTTACAAAGAAGTTATTTTAGAGCATTATCAAAATCCGAGATTTCGAGGAAAGCTCGAACCCGCCGACTTGTATGAACACGGGGTCAATCCTCTTTGTGGAGACGAACTCGAATTGACGATCAATCTGGAAGGGGAAAAAATCTCCGAAGTTCGGGTGAACGGAAAAGGGTGTTCGATTTCTCAGGCTTCCGGGTCGATGATGGCGGAAGCGATCCGGGGAAGGACGGTTTCCGAAGTCGAAAGTATTCTTAAACGATTTAAGAATATGGTCTTGGAGAACAAAGATCCTAAGTTCGAAGAAGAATTAGAGGAATTGGAATCCATGGAATCTGTGAAAAAAATTCCCGCGAGAATCAAATGTGCGGTTCTTCCCTGGAATACTCTGGAAAGAGCGCTATCCAAGATTCAAAAGTAA
- a CDS encoding metal-sulfur cluster assembly factor produces the protein MLEAPTNALEEQIYEEVKKVEDPEIGISIAELGLIYRIKVEGTKAKIDMTYTSMACPAGPQMKQDVINHTLRVDGITEAEVEVVWIPKWDPREMASEDAKMDLGIFD, from the coding sequence ATGTTAGAAGCTCCTACAAACGCATTAGAAGAACAAATTTACGAAGAAGTCAAAAAAGTCGAAGATCCCGAAATTGGAATCTCGATCGCGGAACTCGGACTCATTTATCGAATCAAAGTCGAGGGAACAAAGGCAAAAATCGATATGACCTACACGTCGATGGCTTGTCCGGCGGGCCCCCAGATGAAACAGGATGTCATCAATCACACGCTCCGGGTGGACGGGATCACGGAAGCCGAAGTGGAAGTGGTTTGGATTCCGAAATGGGATCCACGAGAAATGGCTTCCGAAGACGCAAAGATGGATTTAGGAATTTTCGACTGA
- a CDS encoding DKNYY domain-containing protein, with translation MESTNQSLMKYRWILPFLFLLSCSKGYHYKYWFFPYYEDQKIDTSERRNFKIVDKEFARDEKNVYYKETTLPGVEPETFRILEKGYFSDRKKVYFVSTHLNIRTNSPKAWLIIIPLDLKIWTEKKIVFSVVEKAKPESFRVLDRDGIFTDYGLDEDRLYYLGGILEENAQSIAFLQSFFFEVLKTKNSIYYNGNRIREADPNTFELFDRYAKDRKRCYYLTSGEPISFSCSSENFVVLKYSNPLDSKISLDSDYAKDSDFVFWKGKAIPGADPKSIQLIPENGTCPYYGACAEDRNRKFKEGEAF, from the coding sequence ATGGAGTCAACAAACCAATCCCTTATGAAATACCGATGGATCCTTCCGTTTCTTTTTTTACTTTCCTGTTCCAAGGGATATCACTACAAATACTGGTTTTTCCCCTACTACGAAGATCAGAAGATCGACACGAGCGAAAGGAGAAATTTCAAGATCGTCGACAAAGAGTTTGCAAGGGACGAAAAAAACGTTTATTATAAGGAAACGACGTTGCCGGGGGTGGAACCGGAGACTTTTCGAATATTAGAAAAAGGTTATTTTTCCGATCGAAAGAAGGTTTATTTTGTATCGACGCACTTGAATATCAGAACGAATTCTCCAAAAGCCTGGCTGATCATAATCCCGCTCGATCTAAAGATTTGGACCGAGAAAAAGATCGTCTTCTCCGTTGTGGAAAAGGCAAAGCCCGAAAGTTTCCGGGTTCTCGACCGGGACGGAATTTTTACGGATTACGGTTTGGACGAAGATCGGCTCTATTATCTCGGCGGCATCTTAGAAGAAAACGCACAGTCCATTGCATTCTTACAATCTTTTTTTTTCGAAGTCTTGAAGACGAAAAATTCGATTTATTATAATGGAAATCGCATACGGGAAGCTGATCCGAATACCTTCGAACTTTTTGATCGTTACGCAAAGGATCGGAAACGATGCTACTATTTGACATCCGGCGAGCCGATTTCCTTTTCCTGTTCCTCCGAGAATTTTGTCGTATTAAAATATTCGAATCCACTCGATTCTAAGATTTCACTCGACTCGGATTACGCGAAAGATTCCGATTTTGTCTTTTGGAAGGGAAAGGCGATTCCCGGAGCGGACCCGAAGTCCATTCAATTGATACCGGAGAATGGGACCTGTCCTTATTACGGAGCCTGCGCCGAAGATCGAAATCGAAAATTTAAGGAAGGCGAAGCCTTTTAG
- a CDS encoding BPSS1187 family protein, which translates to MKNILLEISYVLLLSLFFFFGCTKLPDDKEQNDEDLRNLVFGAVLFDFIQCGQTSLPPRVDTFNGLTRIFVLPSYGASCILKYNDPHLMYLPSGAAKNILAVFLPGSGGTPIGVSKIIEEGALRGYHSIGLMYPNADPINVICNTAPNNSASCFGNAREEILTGVDKTTAVSVDFTNSIDGRLLKLLQYLVVKRPNDGWDQFLIGGAVNWNKVFLGGHSQGSGHAAFQGKIKSLGRVSIYSGVSDYHVASASNASWMNASGLTSANSYFGLVHVGDSVANFSGNPNQVTDAWLNSFGMLGALTDADAGTPPFGNTHRLTTNLCASGDENTKHNCTMSQSQQTAWDYISYP; encoded by the coding sequence ATGAAAAACATTTTATTAGAAATATCTTATGTTTTATTGTTATCTTTGTTTTTCTTTTTCGGTTGTACGAAATTGCCCGATGATAAGGAGCAAAACGATGAGGATCTTCGAAACTTAGTTTTCGGAGCCGTGCTTTTCGACTTTATCCAATGTGGACAGACTTCTCTTCCGCCGAGAGTGGATACGTTTAACGGACTTACGAGAATTTTCGTTCTTCCGAGTTACGGGGCGAGTTGTATTCTCAAATACAACGATCCTCATTTGATGTATCTTCCGTCCGGAGCCGCAAAGAACATTCTCGCCGTATTTTTACCCGGATCGGGAGGGACTCCGATCGGAGTTTCGAAAATTATAGAAGAGGGCGCGCTTCGAGGTTATCATAGTATCGGCCTTATGTATCCGAACGCCGACCCGATCAACGTTATCTGCAACACTGCACCCAACAATTCCGCTTCTTGTTTTGGAAATGCAAGAGAGGAAATTCTCACTGGTGTAGATAAGACGACCGCAGTTTCCGTAGATTTTACGAATTCGATCGACGGAAGACTTTTAAAACTCCTTCAATATCTCGTCGTAAAAAGACCGAACGACGGTTGGGATCAATTTCTAATCGGAGGTGCGGTGAATTGGAACAAGGTCTTTCTTGGAGGACATTCGCAAGGTAGCGGTCACGCGGCCTTTCAAGGAAAGATCAAGTCCCTCGGAAGAGTTTCCATCTACAGCGGCGTCTCCGATTATCACGTTGCGTCTGCGAGTAACGCATCCTGGATGAACGCGAGCGGTTTGACTTCCGCGAATTCTTACTTTGGATTGGTTCATGTCGGGGATTCTGTTGCAAATTTTTCCGGAAATCCCAATCAGGTTACGGACGCCTGGTTGAATTCTTTCGGAATGCTCGGAGCTCTTACCGATGCCGATGCGGGAACTCCTCCCTTCGGCAACACACACCGCTTGACCACCAATCTCTGTGCGAGCGGAGACGAAAACACAAAGCACAACTGTACGATGTCGCAGAGTCAACAAACTGCGTGGGATTACATTAGTTATCCGTAA
- a CDS encoding RidA family protein: MSIQNKIESLGYKLPPPPQAIAAYIPANQSGNLVFTSGQLPLKDGQLMLTGKLGEGLSIEDVKEATIQASLNAIAAASAICGGPDKIVKIVKIGVFVACGPNFTEHHLVANHGSNFLLSVFGESGRHARFAVGVPSLPLNAPVEIEVTFQVADAS, translated from the coding sequence ATGAGCATCCAAAATAAAATCGAATCTCTGGGTTACAAACTTCCCCCTCCTCCGCAAGCGATCGCGGCTTATATTCCCGCAAACCAGAGCGGGAACCTCGTTTTTACTTCCGGACAACTTCCCTTAAAAGACGGTCAACTGATGCTCACCGGAAAATTAGGAGAGGGTCTTTCCATCGAAGACGTAAAAGAAGCAACGATCCAAGCGAGTCTAAACGCGATCGCGGCCGCCTCTGCGATTTGCGGAGGTCCGGATAAGATCGTGAAGATCGTAAAGATCGGAGTGTTTGTCGCATGTGGTCCGAACTTCACCGAGCATCATTTGGTCGCGAACCACGGAAGCAATTTCCTTCTTTCTGTTTTTGGAGAATCGGGACGTCATGCGCGCTTTGCCGTCGGCGTTCCTTCTCTTCCTTTGAACGCTCCCGTCGAGATCGAGGTTACGTTTCAGGTCGCAGATGCTTCGTAA
- a CDS encoding class I SAM-dependent methyltransferase translates to MFPKLELIPHPRFPDQYQICKRTGVCFYKPAQTREYKDSYFLDEYKNQYQKTYYEDEDALRDLARKRLSMLGRFQNPENSSLFELGSAAGFFLDEARKKGYRVSGLEISPAEVEYSRKTLGLDVLCASFLEENVLKSASFDVVAAFFVVEHFPDADFVFAKLTDLVKPGGFLFLGLPSLNGPTFQTNPEEWFRTHPKDHFWDYSPASLKKMLKGYGFTTEYKKPMSYHPSRDRGWRGRILSHRLFARLSDLTCYGDTFHLIAQKQHT, encoded by the coding sequence ATGTTTCCCAAACTCGAGCTCATTCCCCATCCACGCTTTCCTGATCAGTATCAGATCTGCAAACGCACCGGGGTTTGTTTTTATAAACCCGCCCAAACACGGGAATACAAAGATTCTTACTTCCTGGACGAATACAAAAATCAGTATCAAAAGACCTACTACGAAGATGAAGATGCCCTTCGAGATCTCGCGAGAAAACGTCTTTCGATGTTGGGTCGATTTCAGAACCCGGAAAATTCTTCTCTTTTTGAATTGGGCTCCGCCGCCGGATTCTTCTTAGATGAAGCGAGAAAAAAAGGGTATCGGGTTTCCGGTCTCGAGATTTCTCCCGCAGAAGTGGAATATTCGAGAAAAACTCTGGGACTGGATGTCCTCTGCGCTTCCTTCTTAGAGGAGAATGTTCTGAAAAGCGCCTCCTTTGACGTTGTGGCGGCTTTCTTTGTGGTGGAACATTTTCCGGATGCGGACTTTGTGTTTGCGAAGCTAACCGATCTTGTCAAACCGGGAGGGTTTTTGTTTCTCGGACTTCCATCTCTGAACGGGCCCACCTTTCAAACCAACCCGGAGGAATGGTTTCGTACACATCCAAAGGACCATTTTTGGGATTACAGCCCAGCCTCCCTGAAAAAAATGTTGAAAGGATACGGTTTTACAACTGAGTATAAGAAACCGATGTCCTACCACCCGTCCCGAGATAGGGGTTGGCGGGGTAGAATCCTGAGTCACAGACTTTTTGCACGTCTCTCGGACCTCACCTGCTACGGGGATACATTCCACTTAATCGCTCAGAAGCAGCACACATGA